The DNA window GCGGAGCGCCGCCATCGGCCGGTCGCCCGCGTCCGCGAGGGTACGCACCGTCGAGAGCACCTCGTCGTCGACGGCCCGCTCGGCGGCGAGGTCGTCGCCGAACTCCTCGAGCTCCGCGGGCGTCGGCAGCGAGCCGTGCCAGAGCAGGTGGAGCACCTCCTCGTAGCTCGCGCCGCGTGCCAACTCCTCGATGTCGTACCCGCGGTAGACGAGCTTGCCGACCTCCCCATCGACGTGACTGAGCTCCGACTCCGCGACGAGGACGCCTTCCAACCCGCGTTTCAGCTCGTTCGACATGCCGTCACCTTCCGACCACCGCCAAAAAAGCGTTATCTTTCAGGAGGAACCGGATACGTCGATCGTGGTACCTCGATGCGGCGTCCGACGGCGTCGGCTCCTCGCGCGCCGACGGCTCAGCGCGCGGGCACGACGGTGATCGTCCGCTTCCGGTCGATCGCGTCCTCCAGCTCCTCGGCGATGGCCGACCCGCGCGACACCTGTACCTCGCCGCCGCGCCCGACCGTCGCGGTGAAGAGGTACTCGCCGTTCGCCCGGACCTCGACCGTCTCGCCGACGCCGCCGTCGACGTCCAGGACGACGTGTCTCGAGGTGATCTCCGGCTGGACGACGGAGCCGCGCTCCTCGCCAACCTGCCCGTCGCGTCCCCCGCCCGCGCCGCTCGCGCCGCCGCGTCCGTTTCCGCCGGGGCCGCCGGCCGTGCTCCCACCGGAACCCCCCGGCTTCTCCGCGTGGGTCCGCACGTCGATCTCGATCCCGAGGCGGCTCTCGATGTCGCTGATGCGACCGCCGCCCTTCCCGATCACGGTACCGATGTCGCCCTCGTCGACGTACACGATCGCCTCGTCGTCGCCCCTGAGCTCCACGTCGACGTGGCCGTGTGCGACCGAGCGGATCTCGCGTTCGATCTCCTGTTTCGCGATGCGGCCGACGCCCGATTCGGCCTCCCCGCCGTCCGCGTCGTCGAGCGGGACGGTGACGACCTGCCGGTTGAAGGTGTAGATCTCGTACTCCGGTTTGCCGGTCTCGAAGTTCGCCACCTGGATCACCGGCCGCGCGAGGTCCTCGGCGGTGAGCCCCGCGGGCACCTTCACCTCCGTCGTCACGTCGTAGACGGTGTGGACCTCGCCGGCCTCGATGTAGACGACGGTGTCGACGATCTGGGGGATCATCCCGAGCTCGACGCGGCCGACGAGCCGCTGGAGCGCGTCGATGGCGCGCGAGGCGTGGACGACGCCGACCATGCCGACGCCGGCCATCCGCATGTCCGAGAACACCTCGAAGTCGCCCGTCTTGCGGACCTCGTCGTAGATCGTGTAGTCGGGCCGGACCAGAAGCAGGGAGTCGGCCGTGTTCTCCATCTTCCCGCCGAGCGCGCCGTACTGGGTGATCTCCGGACCGACCTGGAGGTCCCGCGGCTTCTCCATCGTCTTGACCGCGTAGTCGGAGTCGTTGAGGAACTCCGCGACCGCCTGCGCGAACGTCGACTTGCCGGCCCCCGGCGACCCGGAGATGAGCACGCCGCGTTTCCGCTCG is part of the Halorubrum aethiopicum genome and encodes:
- a CDS encoding PINc/VapC family ATPase, which gives rise to MNVVPDTSAVVDGRVSERVEDGSYEGVTVVVPEAVVGELESQANDGLESGWDGLEELKRLAGFRDEGTIDLRYVGDRPSGDQRSRAAEGDVDALIRDIAADNDATLLSSDVVQAEVARAKGIDVEYVEPVARGVVDELPIEEYFTDETMSVHLKAGTKPKAKRGSLGEMRYEVIEEEETGEERMAELANSIVDLARQSSDGFIELSDDGMDIVQYRNYRIAVARPPFADGIEITAVRPIAKTTLDDYEFADELRERFLERKRGVLISGSPGAGKSTFAQAVAEFLNDSDYAVKTMEKPRDLQVGPEITQYGALGGKMENTADSLLLVRPDYTIYDEVRKTGDFEVFSDMRMAGVGMVGVVHASRAIDALQRLVGRVELGMIPQIVDTVVYIEAGEVHTVYDVTTEVKVPAGLTAEDLARPVIQVANFETGKPEYEIYTFNRQVVTVPLDDADGGEAESGVGRIAKQEIEREIRSVAHGHVDVELRGDDEAIVYVDEGDIGTVIGKGGGRISDIESRLGIEIDVRTHAEKPGGSGGSTAGGPGGNGRGGASGAGGGRDGQVGEERGSVVQPEITSRHVVLDVDGGVGETVEVRANGEYLFTATVGRGGEVQVSRGSAIAEELEDAIDRKRTITVVPAR